A stretch of DNA from Microbacterium sp. LWS13-1.2:
GCTCGATCGGTCCTCGATCATCTACCCCGGCCAGACTCTCCGGATCCCGGCATCCGCTTCCTCCGTGCCGGGGCTGACCTCGGAGCAGGTGGCCAACGCGCAGCTGATCGTGCGCATCGGCCGCGAACTCGGGGTGTCCGATCGCGGCATCGCGATCGCCCTCGGCACGGCGATGCAGGAGTCGTCGCTGCGCAACGTCACGTGGGGCGATCGCGACTCGCTCGGCCTCTTCCAGCAGCGCCCGAGCTACGACTGGGGCACCGAGGCGGAGGTGCAGGATGCCGCGCGCGCGACCCGCGCCTTCTTCGGCGGCTCGGGCGACCCGAACGGACCCCGCACGCGCGGTCTCCTCGACATCGCCGGATGGGAGGGCCTGACGTTCACGCAGGCCGCCCAGGCGGTGCAGATCTCGGCTTATCCCGACGCGTACGCGAAGTGGGAGGCGCCGGCGCACTCGTGGCTCGCTGCGCTCGGCTGATCCGGAAGCGTCACATTACGATCTCGCGGGGTGAGGCGCTCCGCTTCCTCGCAGGCCCGCGTCCGTAGACTCTCAGCGTGAGCACGAGTCAGCAGACGGACCCGCTGATCGGCCGTCTCGTCGACGGCCGGTACCGGGTGCGTGCTCGCATCGCCCGCGGCGGGATGGCGACCGTGTACGTCGCCACGGATCTGCGCCTCGAGCGGCGCGTCGCCCTCAAGGTCATGCACGGCCACCTGAGCGACGACACCGTGTTCCAGAGCCGGTTCATCCAGGAGGCCCGCGCGGCGGCCCGGCTGGCCGACCCGAACGTGGTGAACGTGTTCGACCAGGGTCAGGACGGCGACATGGCGTACCTCGTCATGGAGTACCTGCCGGGCATCACACTGCGTGAGCTGGTGCGCGAGCAGCGGCGGCTGACCGTGCCGCAGGCGGTGTCGATCCTCGACGCCGTGCTGTCGGGGCTCGCCGCCGCGCACAAGGCCGGCATCGTGCACCGTGACGTCAAGCCCGAGAACGTGCTCCTCGCCGAGGACGGCCGCATCAAGATCGGCGACTTCGGGCTCGCCCGCGCCACGACCGCGAACACCGCGTCGGGCGCGCAGCTGCTCGGCACGATCGCCTACCTCGCTCCCGAGCTCGTGACCCGTGGCACCGCCGACGCGCGCAGCGACATCTATGCCATCGGCATCATGCTCTACGAGATGCTCACCGGTGAGCAGCCCTACAAGGGCGAGCAGCCGATGCAGATCGCCTTCCAGCACGCGACCGACTCCGTGCCGCGGCCGAGCGTCAAGAATCCGGGCGTGCCCGAACCCCTCGACGAACTCGTGCTGTGGGCGACCGAGAAGTCGCCGGATGAGCGCCCGCTCGACGCGCGCGAGATGCTGCAGCGCCTGCGCGACATCGAGCGCGAGCTCGGCATCTCCCCCGTCGTCGCGCGCACCGGTCCGATCGGGATCGTGCGCGACGACACCACGGCCACGGGTGAACTCACCGCAGTGCTGCCGGGCACGCCGACCGGGCCCACCGCCGCGATGGAAGAGGTCGACAACGCCGGCCGCCTTCGCCGCGCCACGCAGCGCCGCCGCTCGCGAGGCGCCTGGCTCATCGTGCTCGTGCTGCTGCTCGCGGCTCTCGCGGGCGGCCTCGGGTGGTGGTTCGGCTCGGGACCCGGATCCCTGGTGGCTGTCGCCGATGTCACGGGGAAGACGTTCGACGAGGCATCCGAGATCCTCGCTGCGGACTCCCTCGTCGCCGTGCAGCAGGGCGAGAACAGCCTCGAGGTCGCCGCCGGGCAGGTCATCCGCACGAACCCCCCGCAGGGCACACGCGTCGACAAGGACACCGAGGTGAACGTCTTCGTCTCGCTCGGTCCGGCCGAGGCCACCTTCGCGTCGTTCGCCGGCATGTCGGAGGCCGATGCCCGATCGGCCTTCACGGCGCAGTCCGTCTCGGTCGCCGACGACAGCGCCGCGTTCTTCACGGATGCCGCCGCCGGGACCGTCATCGGCGCCTTCGTCCGGCCCGTCGGCGCACCCGACGACGGTTCGCAGGACGTCCCGTGCATCGACGGGTGCACCGTGCACCAGGGTGACAGCGCCCGGCTCCAGGTGTCGCTCGGCCCTCTGCCCGACGTCTCGGGCGAGAGCGAGGGCAAGGCCCGCAGCACCCTCGAGGGCCTTGAGCTGGTCGTCGCGGAACCGAGCCAGACCGAGGCGAGCGACTCGGTCGACGAGGGCCGCGTCATCCGGGTCATCGGCAAGGAGGACGGCGGCTGGCTCGCCCCGGGCGACACCGTGACCCTCGTGGTGTCGACGGGTCCCCCGTTGTTCGCTGTGCCGGATCTCGTCGGCATGACGCTCGCCGAAGCCCGCAACGCGGCCACCGATGCCGGCTTCACCATCGACTACGACGCCCGCTGGGATGCCTTCCCCGATCCGTTCACGCAGGTCGAATCGCAGAAGCCCGATGCCGAGGACCTGGAGCCCCGCGGCACCGTGATCTCCCTGCGCATCGCCGCTGCGCTCTGACCGCAGATACAGCGAAGATCCCGGATGCCTCGGCCGAGGCATCCGGGATCTTCTGCGTGTGTCAGGCGCGAGCGGTGAGCTTCTCGAGCTCTTCGGCGACGAGGAAGGCCAGCTCGAGCGACTGCATGTGGTTCAGGCGCGGGTCGCAGAGCGACTCGTACCGCGTGGCGAGGGTGGCCTCATCGATGTGCTCGGAGCCGCCCAGGCACTCGGTGACGTCGTCGCCGGTGAGCTCGACGTGGATGCCGCCCGGGAATGTGCCGACCGCGCGGTGCGCCTCGAAGAAGCCGCGCACCTCGTCGACGACGTCGTCGAAGCGACGCGTCTTGTAGCCGGTGGGCGTGGTGATGCCGTTGCCGTGCATGGGGTCGGTGACCCACAGCGGGGTGGCGCCGGAATCGCGCACGGCCTGCAGGAGCGGCGGCAG
This window harbors:
- the pknB gene encoding Stk1 family PASTA domain-containing Ser/Thr kinase, encoding MSTSQQTDPLIGRLVDGRYRVRARIARGGMATVYVATDLRLERRVALKVMHGHLSDDTVFQSRFIQEARAAARLADPNVVNVFDQGQDGDMAYLVMEYLPGITLRELVREQRRLTVPQAVSILDAVLSGLAAAHKAGIVHRDVKPENVLLAEDGRIKIGDFGLARATTANTASGAQLLGTIAYLAPELVTRGTADARSDIYAIGIMLYEMLTGEQPYKGEQPMQIAFQHATDSVPRPSVKNPGVPEPLDELVLWATEKSPDERPLDAREMLQRLRDIERELGISPVVARTGPIGIVRDDTTATGELTAVLPGTPTGPTAAMEEVDNAGRLRRATQRRRSRGAWLIVLVLLLAALAGGLGWWFGSGPGSLVAVADVTGKTFDEASEILAADSLVAVQQGENSLEVAAGQVIRTNPPQGTRVDKDTEVNVFVSLGPAEATFASFAGMSEADARSAFTAQSVSVADDSAAFFTDAAAGTVIGAFVRPVGAPDDGSQDVPCIDGCTVHQGDSARLQVSLGPLPDVSGESEGKARSTLEGLELVVAEPSQTEASDSVDEGRVIRVIGKEDGGWLAPGDTVTLVVSTGPPLFAVPDLVGMTLAEARNAATDAGFTIDYDARWDAFPDPFTQVESQKPDAEDLEPRGTVISLRIAAAL